The Spirosoma radiotolerans genome has a window encoding:
- a CDS encoding VanZ family protein, producing the protein MKLTPTLFRWLAIVWTVIMLIGCLTPHSELPDELVDWNDKAQHIAIFALFTLLWRLAGLKFTPVALTGIVFGALIEVLQYVLPINRSADWADLFADSIGVAVGILLAPLAQKVVDSISRKLISE; encoded by the coding sequence ATGAAACTAACTCCGACTCTATTCCGCTGGCTGGCCATTGTCTGGACAGTAATCATGCTGATTGGCTGCCTGACTCCTCATTCAGAATTACCGGATGAATTGGTGGACTGGAATGACAAAGCGCAACACATTGCCATATTCGCCTTATTTACGCTTCTGTGGCGACTGGCTGGACTCAAATTTACTCCGGTAGCCCTTACCGGCATCGTGTTCGGGGCGCTTATCGAAGTTCTGCAATACGTATTGCCAATTAACCGCAGCGCCGACTGGGCCGATCTTTTTGCCGACAGTATTGGTGTCGCTGTCGGTATACTCTTGGCTCCCCTTGCTCAAAAAGTAGTGGATAGTATTAGTCGTAAGTTAATCAGTGAATAA